In Tepidisphaeraceae bacterium, the following proteins share a genomic window:
- a CDS encoding glycoside hydrolase family 57 protein, producing the protein MASVCFYFQVHQPFRLRRYSVFDTDRHYFDDHKNAEICRKVAHKCYLPANRLMLELIQQHGGKFRIAYSISGVAMEQFEQFAPEVIETFRQLNDTGCVEFLDETHHHSLGFLYTREEFRAQVEKHREKIKSLFGQEPRVFRNTELIYNNDLAHFVSHMGYDAILAEGVDSVLGYRSPNYVYRPPHAPKLKLLLKNYRLSDDIAFRFSNRSWEQWPLTADKFATWVNQINGNGSICNLFMDYETFGEHQWADTGIFDFLEHLPAAILATSGNEFLTPSQVIDAYEPVGEIDVPHMTSWADTERDLSAWLGNAMQSNALHELYKLEGAIKEKNDPQLMEDWRRLTTSDHFYYMCTKHWSDGDVHKYFSPYESPYDSYINFMNVLDNVQTRVRT; encoded by the coding sequence ATGGCTTCGGTCTGCTTCTACTTTCAGGTTCATCAACCCTTCCGGCTGCGTCGTTACAGCGTCTTCGATACCGACCGCCATTACTTCGACGACCACAAGAACGCCGAGATCTGCCGCAAGGTGGCGCACAAGTGCTACCTGCCGGCCAACCGGCTCATGCTGGAACTCATCCAGCAGCACGGCGGCAAGTTCCGCATCGCCTACTCGATCTCCGGCGTGGCGATGGAACAGTTCGAGCAGTTCGCCCCCGAGGTCATCGAAACCTTCCGCCAGCTGAACGACACCGGCTGCGTTGAATTTCTCGATGAGACGCACCACCACTCGCTGGGCTTCCTATACACGCGAGAAGAGTTCCGGGCACAGGTCGAGAAGCACCGCGAGAAGATCAAGTCGCTGTTCGGGCAGGAACCGCGCGTCTTCCGCAACACCGAGCTCATTTACAACAACGACTTGGCTCATTTCGTCAGCCACATGGGCTACGACGCGATTTTGGCTGAGGGTGTCGACAGCGTGCTGGGGTACCGCAGCCCGAACTACGTCTACCGCCCGCCGCACGCGCCGAAGCTGAAGCTGCTGCTGAAGAACTACCGCCTGAGCGACGACATCGCCTTCCGCTTCAGCAACCGCAGCTGGGAGCAGTGGCCATTGACGGCCGACAAGTTCGCGACGTGGGTCAACCAGATCAACGGCAACGGGTCGATCTGCAACCTGTTCATGGACTACGAAACGTTCGGCGAACACCAGTGGGCCGACACCGGCATTTTCGACTTCCTCGAACACCTGCCCGCCGCCATCCTCGCCACCAGCGGCAACGAGTTCCTCACGCCGTCGCAGGTCATCGATGCCTACGAGCCCGTCGGCGAGATCGACGTGCCCCACATGACCAGCTGGGCCGACACCGAGCGCGATCTGTCCGCCTGGCTCGGCAACGCCATGCAGTCCAACGCGCTGCACGAGCTGTACAAGCTGGAGGGCGCGATCAAGGAAAAGAACGACCCCCAGCTGATGGAAGACTGGCGCCGCTTAACCACCAGCGACCACTTTTATTACATGTGCACAAAGCACTGGTCCGACGGCGACGTCCACAAGTACTTCAGCCCGTACGAGAGCCCGTACGACAGCTACATCAATTTCATGAACGTCCTGGACAACGTCCAGACCCGCGTGCGCACCTAA
- a CDS encoding tetratricopeptide repeat protein has translation MAGMDLPKLRKLVSLDENDPLSRFALGRKLLEMNESPAMLEEAAGHLRFSNQHAPDHLATYHLLGQTLIQLGQTDEARRVLQEGVKRVRGVGEGMGRDLGPAMSEMLAKL, from the coding sequence ATGGCAGGGATGGATCTCCCAAAGCTTCGCAAGCTGGTGTCGCTGGACGAGAACGACCCGTTAAGCCGGTTCGCGCTCGGGCGGAAGTTGCTGGAGATGAACGAGTCGCCCGCCATGCTCGAAGAGGCAGCGGGGCACTTGCGGTTCTCGAATCAGCATGCGCCGGATCATCTGGCGACGTATCACCTGCTGGGGCAGACGCTCATCCAGTTGGGCCAGACCGACGAGGCGAGGCGCGTGCTGCAGGAAGGCGTGAAGCGCGTGCGCGGCGTCGGTGAAGGAATGGGGCGAGACCTGGGGCCGGCGATGTCGGAGATGCTGGCGAAGCTATAG